The genomic region GTTTGGACCCTCAGGGCCGATACTTCTGTGCACAGAAGATGGTGGAAGGAGTGGGCGAACTGAATGGTAAAGAGAAGAGATTCGATTTTGTTTTGGTAGTTGGAGGCATTCCAAAGCATCTGTTCGAAGTGAACTTCTACGCTACCACTGGTACAAAGATTGGAATCAACGAGCAGGAATATGTCATCCTTCACGACGTTGTAAAGAAGAAGACCCAATTCGAGTTTCATTGGATAACTGACGGGAATTATTGGCTATCGCCAGGAGGCAAGCGGATGTTCCTGAGACTTTTGGAGCGCTTCGGTGAAGTATACAATCTCAATACATTCGCCGAGAACCTTAATTCGTTCTCCTGAATTCGAGTTCGTGATTCCTAATAGTTTCTGACCAGTAACTCGTCAACTGGTCCTCGTTTTGTACCAATGCTGCTTATGGCCCTTCCAGCTTTTACTACCTCGATTCTGTAATCGTAACCTTCGTAGAGCTCCCTCACGCGAGGCGAGTTGCTTAACATCACGTTGCAGCCCCTCCCGGCAAGGATGTTGAACAGTCTTGAGAGGGCCCGCTGGTCATCCCACGTGAAGTCTACAGCTGTGTACGACGTGAAGTTGGCAGTCTTGCTTATCGGGAAATATGGGGGATCAAAGTATACGAAGTCGCCTCGCTTTGGTTCGTCGGCCATGGAATGATAGTCGCGGTGAAGAACAGAGATGCTAGGCATATTGAGCACACGATTTACTGCGACTAGGTTCTTCTCATCATAGACCCTTGGGTTCTTGTATTTGCCGAAAGGCACGTTGAATTCGCCCTTCGCGTTGACTCGATACAGACCATTGTAGCAAGTTCTGTTAAGATAGATTAGGAGCGCAGACCTTTCGGTTCGATTCTTGATGCTCGCGTGCCTTCTGATTTCGTTGAATCTTTTTCTCGCGGAATAGAATTCTTCATGACTCTTCACGCGTCGTTGAAAGTCACGAAGGATAGAAGACAGCCCGCCTAAATCGTCTTTGATTGTGAGGTAGCAGTCGACGAGGTCTGCGTTCGAGTCAGAGAGTCGAGCGCGAGTTATTCTGTTGGTTCTCACGAGATGGAAGAAGACGGCCCCGCCCCCTAGGAATGGTTCGTAATACGTTCCGAATGCCTTCGGGAAACGGGTTTCAAAAGACTGAATGAGCTGAGATTTGCCACCAGCCCATTTGAGGAAGGGAGTGGCTGAGACGCCAGTATCCTCCTTTAGGATCTCCATCGCTCATGTGTGAGTTTAGAGAGTGTTAAATCTAATCAGGGCCGCCGATTCACCAAGCATTTTCCGGAGGCAACACGGCATGTAACACAGAACCCGGCTTGGTCGCGATGAAAGTTGAGAGGCTCGTGGAGCTCCTACCGTGCATAAGGGTTTGTCGAGGGTTCATTGCGCCTCCGCCGGAGCACTCATCCAGTAGCCTCAGCGCTTGATATCTCTAGAAAGCACCACTAAGATGACCTGGCGACTTCGCGAAATCTTCGTAAATCTTTCTGGCTATAGGAGAAGAAATCAGAGAGCATCCGATCGAGTTCTTTGGGTTCGGGGTTCTGGCGCTTGAGACCAACTACCTCTTCAAGTTCGTATGCTTTGCTGGCGGAGTCGACATATATCTTTAGCAAACCAACTCCAAAGCGAGCGGCCTCGGTAATCAAGTACTCGGGGATGGGATGGGCAATGTCTGGAACCTCCACCACTAGGTAGGTATAGTGCGCCCACCTCTGGTGGGAGGCAGCCTCGTACACGCTCGCCAAATCGGTCAAATCAGAGAACCGCTTGATTTCGAAAGTGCTCACTTCTACAGATCTTTGCGGGAGCACGTCGAAGCGACTTACCTGGATTGAAGTGATGTCTGGTCTTGACCATTTGCCGAGCTGACCTTTCCGCACCTTCGATGCAGTGATCCTAGCCCAATACTCGTCGCCGTCATCTCTGACTTCTTTCCCCCAGTTTGCATCTAACCATTGTAAAGCCGGCTCGTACAGTTTGTCCTCGTCACCTACCAACATGGTAGCAAGAAGCGCGGAACCCGAACTCGATGCGGAGATGATAGGAGATGTTGTTT from Nitrososphaerales archaeon harbors:
- a CDS encoding winged helix-turn-helix domain-containing protein produces the protein MPLLKVIAESGGELRMKEAVRLVTGLFPNLTTEDLNRKLPSGTGNYWTNRVQWVRQHLVSKGELDRSTRGIWRITEKGRNRLQSEFGRTESRKETTSPIISASSSGSALLATMLVGDEDKLYEPALQWLDANWGKEVRDDGDEYWARITASKVRKGQLGKWSRPDITSIQVSRFDVLPQRSVEVSTFEIKRFSDLTDLASVYEAASHQRWAHYTYLVVEVPDIAHPIPEYLITEAARFGVGLLKIYVDSASKAYELEEVVGLKRQNPEPKELDRMLSDFFSYSQKDLRRFREVARSS
- a CDS encoding DNA adenine methylase, with product MEILKEDTGVSATPFLKWAGGKSQLIQSFETRFPKAFGTYYEPFLGGGAVFFHLVRTNRITRARLSDSNADLVDCYLTIKDDLGGLSSILRDFQRRVKSHEEFYSARKRFNEIRRHASIKNRTERSALLIYLNRTCYNGLYRVNAKGEFNVPFGKYKNPRVYDEKNLVAVNRVLNMPSISVLHRDYHSMADEPKRGDFVYFDPPYFPISKTANFTSYTAVDFTWDDQRALSRLFNILAGRGCNVMLSNSPRVRELYEGYDYRIEVVKAGRAISSIGTKRGPVDELLVRNY